The sequence below is a genomic window from Terriglobales bacterium.
CGCGTATAGCCACGTGGGAACGGCGGCGATGTTTGCGCGCATGCTGTTCCTGGCGATCGTCGAGGCCGGGCTGGCCCTGCTGTTCTTCATGCACCTGTGGGCGGAAAAGCGCGGATTCCTACTGTTCGTGCTGATCTTCACGGGATTTGCGCTGATCACCATGCAGTATGGCTGGACAGACAGCTTCCGCATGGAGCTTGGAGTTCCTTACACCCAGCCGAAACCAGGAGTCGTGCA
It includes:
- a CDS encoding cytochrome C oxidase subunit IV family protein — its product is MGKYVVIYICLLIIAALQFVIAYSHVGTAAMFARMLFLAIVEAGLALLFFMHLWAEKRGFLLFVLIFTGFALITMQYGWTDSFRMELGVPYTQPKPGVVQQ